From a region of the Zerene cesonia ecotype Mississippi chromosome 11, Zerene_cesonia_1.1, whole genome shotgun sequence genome:
- the LOC119830202 gene encoding exostosin-3: MLFYERIFQWLGHLKLSRVIVMVSVILFLVPLFTHYYLSKYESSSSLGLNAMQHTLEALDDISTINADDLKIRIKEMLRIKASVSTELRELEEKRGRLQKEAAAASVKADNVKAEYARASAELQRLRVSADQARLAQLEAIRRDSPELAPPNQILPSQPPPVLSPVSPSSEVHCRMHSCFDHSRCSLTSGFPIYFYDPDVHSPLAGAEVDGFLKTTLRQTLSYNAHLTHNPNEACLYLVLIGEAFPTTKGPSSTPETYQLMLNETAVKSLPYWGGDGRNHVLLNLARRELSVGSGDAFQGASTGRAMIAQSTFTLQQFRPGFDIVTAPALGPPGGDVWAECAPIAPARRKYLLSFQGSKSPVADLSKEDDKQLIESLQKTAKTAPASDVFYLQFECDPSVDRRAIRSIGDWALCGTDRSRRAILRDSTFVLILAPADQNYASTALLQARLYEALRSGAIPVILGGDRIRMPYDEVLDWRRATLALPKARVTELHFLLRALSDADLLAFRRQGRVLWERYLSSLQASIDTLLAVIRTRLNIPARPAAPTLGTPAFNESYYPMKVEPPAVDSEPEETLGPLEAPYPSPAYRRNYSLLLLHGYEMWNDWGEPFAIYPQLPWDPPVTSEARFMGSAAGFRPIGAGAGGSGKEFSEALGGDRPREQFTIVILTYEREAVLAAALARLRGLPYLNKVVVVWNGVSGPPASQAWPESGAPVAVVRTQRNSLNNRFLPYHLIDTEAVLCVDDDAHLRHDEIVFAFRVWREHRDRIVGFPGRYHAWDLNFNNGFLYNSNYSCELSMVLTGAAFVHRYYLWAYWRALPAAVRDYVDEYMNCEDIAMNFLVAHITRKPPVKVTSRWTFRCPGCPVTLSADETHFHERHKCIQFFSQVMGYTPLLSTQFRADSVLFKTRIPHDKQKCFKFI; encoded by the exons ATGCTTTTTTACGAGAGGATATTTCAATGGCTAGGACATCTAAAGCTTTCCCGGGTCATAGTTATGGTTTCTGTGATACTGTTTCTAGTACCACTCTTCACACACTATTATTTGTCTAAg TATGAGTCTTCCTCTTCACTTGGGTTGAATGCAATGCAGCACACATTGGAAGCACTGGACGATATCTCAACAATTAATGCAGATGATcttaaaattagaataaaagaaatgcttagaataaag GCATCAGTCTCAACTGAATTACGTGAATTAGAAGAAAAACGAGGACGTCTGCAAAAAGAAGCGGCAGCCGCGAGTGTGAAGGCTGATAATGTGAAAGCAGAATATGCGCGCGCATCCGCAGAGTTGCAACGTTTGCGAGTATCCGCCGACCAAGCACGACTCGCGCAACTTGAAGCAATTCGCAGAGATTCTCCAGAATTAGCTCCACCTAACCAAATCCTTCCGTCGCAACCTCCGCCTGTCTTATCCCCAGTGTCCCCTTCATCCGAAGTACACTGCCGTATGCACTCGTGCTTTGATCATTCACGGTGTTCCTTAACATCTGGATTTCCTATATACTTTTATGATCCAGATGTTCATTCACCTCTTGCTGGAGCGGAGGTGGATGGCTTTCTTAAAACAACATTACGGCAAACTTTAAGTTATAATGCACACCTGACACATAATCCAAATGAAGCTTGTCTCTATCTTGTTCTGATTGGAGAAGCATTTCCCACTACAAAAGGCCCATC CTCAACACCGGAAACCTACCAACTAATGTTGAATGAAACTGCAGTTAAAAGCCTCCCTTATTGGGGCGGCGACGGCCGAAATCacgttttattgaatttagcGCGACGAGAACTTTCAGTGGGTTCTGGTGATGCATTTCAAGGGGCTTCGACGGGGCGAGCCATGATAGCTCAGTCTACTTTTACACTGCAGCAGTTTAGACCGGGTTTCGATATTGTTACTGCCCCAGCATTGGGACCGCCTGGAGGTGATGTTTGGGCTGAATGTGCACCGATTGCACCTGCAAGAAGAAAATACTTACTTAG TTTTCAGGGTTCGAAGTCGCCTGTTGCAGATTTGAGCAAGGAAGACGATAAACAGTTGATAGAATCATTGCAAAAGACAGCAAAAACTGCTCCTGCTTCAGATGTGTTCTATTTGCAATTCGAATGTGATCCATCAGTGGATCGACGAGCAATTCGGTCCATCGGAGATTGGGCGCTCTGCGGTACGGATCGTTCCAGACGTGCAATACTTCGAGATTcaacttttgttttaatactaGCACCTGCTGATCAGAACTATGCTTCTACAGCTCTTTTGCAAGCGAGACTGTATGAAGCATTACGATCTGGTGCTATCCCGGTCATACTCGGTGGAGACAGAATCCGTATGCCATATGACGAAGTTCTCGATTGGCGCCGAGCCACTCTAGCATTGCCTAAAGCGCGTGTAACAGAATTACATTTCTTGCTCCGAGCATTGTCAGATGCAGATTTACTGGCGTTTAGAAGGCAAGGCAGGGTTCTTTGGGAAAGATATCTAAGTTCATTACAAGCGAGCATTGACACATTACTGGCTGTGATACGGACGCGATTGAATATTCCTGCTCGACCGGCAGCTCCCACGTTGGGGACACCTGCTTTTAATGAGTCTTACTATCCCATGAAAGTTGAACCACCTGCGGTTGATTCAGAACCGGAAGAGACTCTCGGACCCTTGGAAGCTCCATATCCGAGTCCAGCATATCGGCGAAATTATTCGTTGCTTTTGTTACACGGTTATGAGATGTGGAATGACTGGGGAGAACCGTTCGCGATATATCCGCAATTACCCTGGGATCCGCCGGTTACATCAGAGGCTCGATTTATGGGGTCAGCGGCGGGCTTTAGACCCATCGGAGCAGGTGCTGGAGGCTCTGGGAAGGAGTTCAGCGAAGCTCTAGGTGGGGACAGGCCTAGAGAACAGTTTACAATAGTGATATTGACGTATGAACGAGAGGCGGTACTCGCAGCGGCGCTCGCGCGGTTACGTGGATTGCCGTATTTAAATAAg GTGGTAGTAGTGTGGAACGGCGTTTCGGGTCCGCCGGCCAGCCAGGCGTGGCCGGAGTCCGGCGCGCCGGTGGCGGTGGTGCGCACGCAGCGCAACTCGCTGAACAACCGCTTCCTGCCCTACCACCTCATCGACACCGAAGCGGTGCTGTGCGTTGATGATGACGCGCACTTGCGACACGATGAAATTGTCTTCGCCTTTCG GGTATGGCGTGAGCATCGGGATAGAATCGTGGGTTTCCCTGGAAGATATCATGCGTGGGATCTTAACTTTAACAATGGCTTCCTCTACAATTCAAATTACAg CTGCGAGCTGAGCATGGTGCTGACGGGCGCGGCGTTCGTGCACCGCTACTACCTGTGGGCGTACTGGCGCGCGCTGCCCGCCGCCGTGCGCGACTACGTCGACGAGTACATGAACTGCGAGGACATCGCCATGAACTTCCTGGTCGCGCACATCACCAGGAAGCCGCCGGTCAAG GTGACGTCTCGCTGGACGTTCCGGTGTCCGGGGTGTCCGGTGACGCTGTCGGCCGACGAGACGCACTTCCATGAGAGACACAAGTGTATACAGTTCTTTTCGCAG gtGATGGGTTACACGCCGCTCCTCTCGACGCAGTTCCGCGCCGACTCGGTGCTGTTTAAAACACGAATACCTCACGACAAGCAAAAATGCTTCaagtttatatag
- the LOC119830014 gene encoding aquaporin AQPAe.a — protein sequence MGELGHKLGLDELSGGAMGISKALLAEFIGNLLLNLFGCGACINVTNGSEAAPNIVLIAFSFGLAVFAAVSAIGHISGGHINPAVTAGMLSTGRIKLARAILYVIAQCAGAAAGSGLLKAFTPEKVAGKLGVTGLGVDVTSLQGFGIEFFLGFVLIFVVFGVCDPNKPDSKATAPLAIGLTVTLGHLLAVDYTGSAMNPARSFGSALVANEWADHWVYWAGPVAGGVAAALLYAHGFSAPPHEPAPRYRPVAADEKELKRLDGKGEDMA from the exons ATGGGAGAACTCGGGCACAAACTCGGATTGGATGAATTGTCGGGTGGAGCTATGGGCATCAGCAAAGCATTGCTCGCTGAATTTATCG GTAATCTTTTGCTGAATCTGTTCGGATGCGGCGCCTGCATCAACGTGACGAATGGGTCGGAAGCAGCCCCTAACATCGTCCTCATCGCTTTCAGCTTTGGTCTCGCTGTGTTTGCCGCTGTTTCT GCCATAGGTCACATATCGGGCGGGCACATAAACCCCGCAGTGACCGCGGGCATGCTATCCACCGGCCGCATAAAGCTAGCCCGGGCTATTCTTTACGTGATAGCTCAATGCGCGGGCGCAGCAGCTGGTTCGGGGCTACTCAAAGCCTTTACCCCGGAAAAAGTGGCGGGAAAGCTTGGCGTTACCGGGCTGGGCGTTGACGTCACTTCCCTGCAGGGCTTCGGGATTGAGTTCTTCCTTGGTTTCGTGCTTATCTTCGTCGTATTTGGG GTGTGCGATCCGAACAAACCCGACAGCAAAGCCACAGCTCCTCTGGCTATCGGTCTCACGGTGACGCTGGGACACCTGCTGGCGGTGGACTACACAGGCTCAGCTATGAACCCCGCTCGGTCCTTCGGCTCGGCGCTGGTGGCTAACGAATGGGCCGACCATTGG GTGTACTGGGCGGGCCCGGTGGCGGGCGGCGTGGCGGCGGCGCTGCTGTACGCGCACGGCTTCTCCGCGCCGCCGCACGAGCCCGCGCCGCGCTACCGGCCCGTCGCCGCCGACGAGAAGGAG CTGAAGAGACTGGACGGTAAAGGGGAAGACATGGCGTGA